The Gigantopelta aegis isolate Gae_Host chromosome 3, Gae_host_genome, whole genome shotgun sequence genome segment CAGCTACTAAAGTCAACGGTTATAATTGTAGAAATTTAAACATTAGGAGATATCTATTCTACGTGTAGTTATTCACCTTTTCAGCTGATAGGAGAGATTCGGCCTCAGGCGTAAAGTGaatttatgcagaaatatattgATTCCCCCGTGATACAGACTCCATATCCTATatgatttaaatataaaaaatagttCATAGTCATAtctgatatatattattatttattaaacctAACGTTTAAGTAAGATTAtgtcaagtaatcgccccatctctgatatatatacatgtatgtttacatgtatatatatatatacatgtatatatatatcagagatggggcgattacttgacaaaagtaatcgattacgattacgattactttcgaatgtcacgattacgattacgattacaagataattgaaagtaatcgattacggtAGCGAATACATCGTctagcaatcatgattacaatcatgattacatttccacgAATCTACAcattatgcactttattttacaaccataccgatttcattcattgaaagacataatggataatttgggattatttattaaattatttcttcCTGCAAATATACTTCCTTGTAACTAAATGTAATACGATGCTTACCTTAAGATGGCTCGAGTAACTCGGTGTTGATTGCTCGGTGACCAGAGTGGAATGCCTTGTGTGAGATCCACACCAAGAACAAGGAACTTTGGCCCTTTTCCACATATGGTCATGTCACATGACCACGAAAGCTGTCCCCTCTGGCACCAGCCTTCCAAACATAATAATGTAAGCCCTTAGAGAGTGGTTGGTTGTGTTCTTTTTATAGAAAGGGAGGAACTATACATGCAGTAAATGAAACAATGATAGTGCATTTCCACCACCATATGAAGCAGGCAAATCCCGACCTTCAAGATATAAGAAATAATACAccatatatatttcactatccTACACACTTCCCAACTTAAAATGTTGCCATCCTCggcaacacacaaaaacatataaTAACGGTATTCACAAAAACATTGGTCTCCCACACACATGCCAACCTAAAATGTTGCCGTCCTCGACAACTCAAAGCATCAGTCACTGCGGCCCCTGCAACAGTAACTGTGCCAAGAGCACCTGGTTCTGAGCCAAATCGCTTATGGCTTGAGCATGTGGCGAGCTGGCTGATGTAGATACTGCTGCTCTCTCCTGTACAACTGTAGAAACTGGTAGACGATGAGGGTTACTATGCTGTCCAGCACCCGACCTTGTAGAATATCTCTGTGGCTGGGGCTGAGCCAGTGTAGTCACCAAAGATGGAGGTGTTTCCTCTCTTCTGTCGGCTGGTGGTTGGACTATGATAACTACATCCTCCTCAACCTCATTGTCCGTACCGGAACTAAATGAGACAGGAGCTGAGATCATGTCAACAACCTCATCCAATGGAAGTGGAGAAAGCAGGTTCTCATCATTGGCATTCTCAATTTCCAATTCGTGCATTCTGCTTGGATCTGGAGAATTCAGTGCCTGAGCTACTGCATTCAGGATAGGAATGTCCATATCCTGTGGATGGTCGTCACACTGGATATCAGAAGATACTTCGACAGGTATGACTGTTGGCACTGTCTCAGTAACCACAATGTCTTTGGAATCTAAAATCTCTGATCGGTGGACATTTTTCTGAAAACCATCCCCATCCATGAGCTCCAGAGTATAGACATGGCCATCAGAATTGGGTTTGGCAACCACTCTGTATGGTTTTGGATTCCAAACAACCTGCATTTTATGTCTACCCTGGTggtgattttttatatacacacgaCCACCAAGTGGGATGTCACAAGTTGTTGACTTGGCATTCCGGCCTTTCTGTCTTTGTAATGCCTCATGTTCCAGCCTCACCCCTGCCTTCTCGAATGACTCCCGCATCCTCTGATAGTGGAGTGCTATCCACTCATCAATATCCGGTGTGCCTTCTTCTGCCTCATCAAGATCATCGAAAAGTTGATCAAAAAGTAGTTTTGGCTCTCGACCGAAGAAGAGGAAGTATGGTGAATAACCAGTTGAAGAATGTCGAGTGGCATTATAGGCATAGATCAACTCAGGAAGATATTTTGGCCAGTGTTTCTTCTGAGATGGATTTAATGTACGAAGCAAGTCATGCATCGTACGGTTAAATCTCTCTGCCTGAGCATTGCCCTGTGGGTGGTATGGTGTGGTCCGTCTTTTCTTAATACCATACATAGTGCAGAGCTCTTTGATTAGGTCAGACTCAAAGTTTCGGCCTTGATCACTATGAATTCGTCGCGGAATCCCATAACGCACAAACCATTCTTTGACCAGAACTTCTGCAACTGTCCTGGCTTTCTGGTCTCTTGTTGGGACAGCTTGAGTGAACTTAGTGAACACATCTGTCATCACGAAGACATTTTTTCGCCTATCAGTTGCAGGTTCTAGGAAAGTAAAGTAAATAGCCAAGACTTCTAAAGGTTTCTTGGCTAGAAAACTTCCCATTGTTGGTCTAATCTGGGGTCTAGACTTTGCAAGCAAACATCTGTTGCAATTGTGACAATATTTCTCAATGTCCACAGTCATTCCTGGCCAGAAACATCTTTTCTGTATCAGTGAAAGGGTTCGTTCATACCCTTGATGGCCAACTTCATCATGAAGTGCCTGCATGATTTTCTCTCGCAACACTTGAGGTAAAACAAGCTGGTGTTGAGTATTGATTCCATCTTGTATAACGTGATACAAGACACTGCCCAATTCCTGTACTTTCTCCCACTGTTTCACCAAAACCTTCACGGACCTGGGTTCCTTCTCCATCTGTTTAACTGTAGGCTTGTGGTTAGTTCTCCAGAAGTGAAGAAACCTCTTTATGTCAGGATCCTGCAACTGCAACTGACAAAGGTCCTTACTTGAATACGATGGGAGTGTCTTAACTGCCACAGGCTTTGGAGCAAGAGCATTAGCTCGTGTTGTAACACCTGATACAGAAACTCCCAAGCTATTCACTTGGACTGACACTTGAACCATAAGTTCCTCAATCCGTAATTTTAGATCACTGGGAATGATTGAGCTGCTAGTGGATTAGCAACTTTTCCTGCAATCCATTCCTGATCTTGATTCACATCACTATTGTGTCCTTTGACACACCGACGGCTCAGGGCATCAGCATTTGCATTGCTCTTGCCTGATCTGTACTTTACAGAGAAGTCAAATTGAGCAAGTTGAGCTACCCAGCGCATTTCTGTTGCTCCTAGCTTTGCAGTATTGAGATAAGCCAATGGGTTGTTGTCTGTATAAACTACAAATTTTGACCCCAGCAGATACTCACGAAACTTGTCGGTAACTGCCCATTTTAATGCCAAGAGCTCAAGTTTCATTGAGCTATAATTTGCATCATTGCGCTCAGCTGGCTTCAAACTGCGACTAGCATAACATACCACAACCCGTCGTCCCTCCTGTTCCTGGGAAAGAACTGCACCTAAACCCTGAAAGCTGGCATCTGTTTCCACAATGAATGGTACCCGGAAGTCGGGGTAGCCAAGGATTGGGCTTGTTGTCAACTGAACTTTCAGGTCTTTGAAAGCTTCATCACAAGACTGATCCCAGCATTCCTGAAAGGCTTTTTGGGTCAATGAAGTCTTTCGAACTTgttttccctttttctttttgccTCCCCTGAGAAGTGCATGCAGCGGTGCTGCTATTTGGGCAAATCCCTTGATAAACCTCCGGTAATAACTGGCTAACCCAAGAAATGACCTCAGTTCAGTTTCTCGGTTAGGTGTCTTCCAGTCCTTAACTGCTGAAATTTTATCAGGGTCAGTAGAAATACCTGACTCAGATACAACATGACCAAGGTACTTCACCTCCTTTTTGAAAAGATGACATTTCTCTGGTTTGACTTTGAGGCCAAATTTTTGCAGACGATCAAAAACCATTTCCAGTCTTTGGACCATTT includes the following:
- the LOC121368521 gene encoding uncharacterized protein LOC121368521 — its product is MGNVNVRCLLDTGAEVSTITETFYKTNLKGKAGVRLEHEALQRQKGRNAKSTTCDIPLGGRVYIKNHHQGRHKMQVVWNPKPYRVVAKPNSDGHVYTLELMDGDGFQKNVHRSEILDSKDIVVTETVPTVIPVEVSSDIQCDDHPQDMDIPILNAVAQALNSPDPSRMHELEIENANDENLLSPLPLDEVVDMISAPVSFSSGTDNEVEEDVVIIVQPPADRREETPPSLVTTLAQPQPQRYSTRSGAGQHSNPHRLPVSTVVQERAAVSTSASSPHAQAISDLAQNQVLLAQLLLQGPQ